The following are encoded in a window of Impatiens glandulifera chromosome 5, dImpGla2.1, whole genome shotgun sequence genomic DNA:
- the LOC124940121 gene encoding acylphosphatase, which produces MAKLASSIFLKPEISSSQILLKSYANSFAGNAEFLTKQQFRFFHHHLHRSLPVLIHRNPISSLPLFRSRIMSSSINNPNSQPIKTVKVMVKGKVQGVFYRNWTIDNATELGLSGWVRNRRDGSVEAVFSGNPDKVQEMEDRCRRGPPSAIVTGLNVSPCNEVPGMGFERRSTV; this is translated from the exons ATGGCAAAATTGGCATCATCGATCTTCCTCAAACCAGAGATATCATCTTCCCAGATTCTTCTTAAATCATACGCTAACTCTTTTGCAGGAAATGCTGAATTCTTAACGAAACAACAATTTCGATTCTTCCATCATCATCTTCACCGTTCTCTGCCGGTTCTGATCCATCGCAACCCTATCTCTAGCCTTCCTCTGTTCCGATCTCGAATCATGTCATCTTCAATCAACAATCCCAATTCCCAGCCTATAAAAACC GTAAAGGTGATGGTCAAAGGTAAGGTACAGGGGGTTTTCTACAGGAATTGGACAATAGATAACGCAACCGAACTAGGATTGAGTGGTTGGGTTCGTAACCGAAGAGATGGGTCCGTTGAGGCAGTTTTCTCCGGTAACCCTGATAAGGTGCAGGAAATGGAGGACAGGTGTAGGCGCGGTCCGCCGTCGGCAATTGTTACTGGTCTTAATGTCTCTCCTTGCAATGAGGTTCCTGGAATGGGATTTGAACGCAGATCAACTGTTTGA
- the LOC124938821 gene encoding uncharacterized protein LOC124938821 — MAVSFKYWDDCIDPQDMEAMWMDHAVKREWVNAGENKGSKVHLSRDPDGQPYLTQIEMKALAGIIVSRHFISKIDSDMVCAIAELESDRKPLTTRYNKKTKETSIGIMQMLPRTANWLISDMGYKMYQIEQNSDLLYRPFVNVYLGAAYLSWYSKYDQIERSEEFIVRAFKGGPKKATDKTTLDYWKRYLAAKESLPSRKVFDVGVAMNDPSASVAPNHHPSSAFSTETTWESKASPEDMLEMWNSPSVSKEWNKSGNKRDKVHFSRDDKKRPYLSRVELRAVAEIILSKHFSTRGVKPTILCAIAEIVSMRFLNGVGPRPGIMGVDYPTACWLYKDLGYKAYRVECADDMTKPFVSVYFGAAYMVWLSLYGGRERSPQFVVQAYIGGPKNVNRQETGPVLLKFENALSRYEDMKKDQEGCNIM; from the exons ATGGCTGTTAGTTTCAAGTATTGGGATGACTGCATTGATCCCCAAGATATGGAAGCAATGTGGATGGATCATGCAGTGAAAAGAGAGTGGGTTAATGCTGGAGAGAATAAAGGATCAAAAGTACATCTTTCACGAGATCCAGATGGACAGCCTTATCTCACACAAATTGAGATGAAG GCTTTGGCGGGAATTATTGTTAGCAGGCACTTTATTTCAAAGATAGACTCG GATATGGTTTGTGCTATAGCTGAACTTGAAAGTGACAGAAAGCCTCTAACCACAAGATATAACAAAAAGACAAAAGAAACTAGTATTGGTATCATGCAAATGTTGCCAAGGACAGCTAATTGGTTGATTAG TGACATGGGCTACAAGATGTATCAAATTGAACAGAATTCAGACCTTTTGTACAGACCTTTTGTAAATGTATACCTTGGCGCTGCCTATCTTAGTTGGTATTCAAAATACGATCAAAT AGAAAGAAGTGAAGAGTTCATAGTGAGGGCTTTCAAAGGTGGCCCAAAAAAGGCAACTGACAAAACGACATTGGATTATTGGAAAAGATATCTTGCTGCTAAGGAAAGTCTTCCTTCCAG AAAAGTTTTTGACGTTGGTGTTGCCATGAATGACCCATCAGCTTCTGTTGCTCCTAATCACCATCCATCCTCAG CATTCAGTACAGAGACAACATGGGAATCTAAAGCTTCACCTGAAGACATGTTAGAAATGTGGAATAGTCCCAGTGTCAGCAAAGAGTGGAACAAATCAGGCAACAAAAGAGATAAAGTGCATTTTTCACGTGATGATAAAAAGAGGCCATATTTATCCCGCGTTGAGTTGAGG GCAGTAGCAGAAATTATTTTGTCAAAGCATTTCAGCACTAGAGGAGTAAAGCCT ACAATTTTATGTGCTATTGCGGAAATTGTTAGCATGCGGTTTTTGAATGGGGTTGGTCCACGACCAGGAATAATGGGTGTTGACTACCCTACAGCTTGCTGGCTCTACAA gGATCTTGGTTACAAGGCATATAGAGTAGAGTGTGCTGATGATATGACAAAGCCATTTGTTTCCGTTTACTTTGGTGCAGCCTACATGGTTTGGCTATCACTTTATGGAGGAAG GGAAAGGTCTCCACAGTTTGTTGTTCAGGCTTATATAGGTGGCCCGAAGAATGTAAACCGGCAGGAAACAGGACCTGTACTGCTTAAGTTTGAAAATGCATTGAGCCGATATGAGGACATGAAGAA GGATCAAGAGGGCTGCAACATTATGTGA